Part of the Pan paniscus chromosome 3, NHGRI_mPanPan1-v2.0_pri, whole genome shotgun sequence genome is shown below.
CTTGCCAAGTCTCACAGTGTAAAGTAAACAGGGACACAGCAGGTATAGTTAGAAGGAAAACAATGGCAGAGGAATCATACTGGATtaactgaaaatgaaatttataaaattacaaatttggagttttcaaaaaagttatttaaactcCATTTAACTAAAATATTCCTAATACATTGCAAATGTGGATTTGAAAATTTGGGGTATGAAAATTAAGTTCACAAGGAAGACACATAAATGAGAAATAAGCttctgaagaaaaggaaaagatcagAAGCCGGTTGGCGGGTGAGAGGTTTTTTCACTCTAGGGAGATTCTTCAAGCAATCACTATGTCAACAGACACAGGTGTTTCTCTTCCTTCATATGAGGAATATCAGGGATCCAAACTTATTCGAAAAGCTAAAGAGGCACCATTCGTACCCATTGGAATAGCAGGTTTTGCAGCAGTTGTTGCATATGGATTACACAAACTGAAGAGCAGGGGAAATACTAAAATGTCCATTCATCTGATCCACATGCGTGTGGTAGCCCAAGGCTTTGTTGTAGGAGCAATGACTGTTGGTATGGGCTATTCCATGTATCGGGAATTCTGAGCAAAACCTAAGCCTTAGAAGAAGAGATGCTGCCTTGGTCTTGTTGGAGGAGCTTGCTTTAGTTAGACGTCTCATTATTGAAGTTACCTATTATTGTTGGAAATAAACTAATTTGTATGGGTTTAGATGGTAACATGGCATTTTGAATACTGGCTTCCTTTCTTGCAGGCTTGATTTGCCTGGTGACTGAATTACTAGTGACTAGTTTACTAACTCGGTCATTCAAGGAAGTCAAGTTAACTTAAACATGTCACCTAAATGCACTTGATGGTGTTGAAATGTCCaccttcttaaatttttaagatGAACTTAGTTCTAAAGAAGATAACAGGCCAATCCTGAAGGTACTCCCAGTTTGCTGCAGAATCTCACCTATTTTGAATGTTGTATAAGAGTCCTATTTGCCCCAGTTAATTCAACTTTTGTCTGCGTGTTTTGTGGACTGGCTGGCTCTGTTAGAACTCTGTCCAAAAAGTGCATGGAATATAATTTGTAAAGCTTCCCACAATTGacaatatatgtgcatgtgtttaaACCAAATCCAGAAAGTTTAAACAATAGAGCTGCATAACagtagtatttattaaataatcacAATTGTAAACATGAGAATAACTTAAGGATTCTAGTTTAGTTTTTTGTAAttgcaaattatatttttgctgctgatagaataatttttaaatgtcatcttgaaatagaaatatgtattttaagcACTCATGCAAAGGTAAATGAAcactttttaaatgtgtgtgttgCTTATTTTTTACATAAGAATTGTAAACATTGAACTGAACAAATTACCTATAACGGATTTGATTAATGACTTACGAGCAAGCTGGTTTGGCCAGACAGTATACCCAaacttttatataatatacagaaGGCTATCACACTTGTGAAATTCTCTTGTCTAATCTCAATTTACATTCCATAGTGATAACATGGTATATGTATTGTTATTAAAGTAAGTGACccatgtcaaaaagaaaaaaaagaaaaggaaaagaataattctCTCTCATTTTTGGCCTTTATTAGGAAATGCCACAGACAAATGTTATGAGTCAGTTTAGGTTGGTGGTGTAACATGAATTCTGTGGTGCCCATGCTTCTGAAAGAGCAGAGCCAAGGGCACTCATTGTTGAACTCAGATAAACATTTCGTGCCACTTGACAAAGACTCTCACCTTGACTAAACTTCAGTCAGGTTCCTCGGAACCCTCTTCTCAACTAGGCGTTAACCATGGCCTATAAAAACTGTAAACTCTCAGCACAGATTTTGTCAACACTGCCcccctcacaccacacacactaagagacttgaaccaaCATTTGCATAGTTTCTAATAGCTCAAGGCCACATCATTTGGATGACAACTCTGGTTCTTTTAGAATGTCTGTCTGAGAAAGCTCAGTACCCTCTGGAAAATTTACTGTTTATTCCAGCCAAAACCTGGTGATAGGTCAATAAGCCATACAACCTCATCTTTAGAGCAGTGCTGTACTTTGAGTATGTTCCCCAAAGTTGatgtgttggaaacttgatccccagtgttgTGGTGTTGGGATGTGAGGCGTATTGGGAGGTGTTTGGCTCATGGGGGCACTGCCctaatgaatagatgaatgccaTTTTCACTGGAGAGGTTATCTTGGCAGTAGGTTccttataaaaggatgagtttggcccCTTCTTGTGCTGTTGTGCATAAACACTtgctttctctctgcctcccttttgccatgggatgatgcagcaagaagggtCTCACCAAATATGCcaacaccttggtcttggacttcccagactccagaactgtgaggaaataaaatgTTGTTCTTCCTAAGTtgcccagtctgtgatattctgctattgcagcagaaaacagattaagacagaaaattggtaccaggagtgggactataagaaatatctgaaaaggtggaagtggctttggaatttGGTAATGGGCaggctggaagagtttggaaGAGCAGACTAGAAAAAGCCTATATTGCCATGAACAGTGTTAAGGACAATTCTGGTCAGGGCTCGGAAGAGAATAGCTGTAGGAAGTCTAAAAGTTTTTAGAGATTTACTTAAGTGGTCATGATCAGAATGTTTGTAGAAATATCGatggtaggctgggtgtggtgactcacacctataatcccagcactttaggaggctgaggttggtggatcacttgaggtcaggagtttgagaccagtgtggccaacatagtgaaaccttgtctctactaaaaatccaaaaatatgtatatggTAAAGGCCAGTCTGATAAGCTCTTTGAAATGAGGAATATCTTACTGGAAGCTGGAATAAATATCATTATTGTTATGGACTTGCAAAGAacttctgagccctcaccagaattgcCCTTAATACTCTGTTCATGACAATACAGGCTTTTTCTAGTGTGCTCttccaaactcttccagcctTT
Proteins encoded:
- the LOC106634709 gene encoding HIG1 domain family member 1A, mitochondrial-like; the encoded protein is MSTDTGVSLPSYEEYQGSKLIRKAKEAPFVPIGIAGFAAVVAYGLHKLKSRGNTKMSIHLIHMRVVAQGFVVGAMTVGMGYSMYREF